In a genomic window of Rhodovulum sp. P5:
- the hydA gene encoding dihydropyrimidinase — MTTVIKNGTIVTADLTYKADVLIDGGKIVEIGENLTGDETLDATGCYVMPGGIDPHTHLEMPFMGTYSSDDFESGTRAALSGGTTMVVDFALPSPGQGLLDALQMWDNKSTRAHCDYSFHMAITWWDEQVFNEMETVVRDRGITTFKHFMAYKGALMVNDDEMYASFKRCAELGAIPLVHAENGDVVAELQRKLLEEGNNGPEAHAYSRPPEVEGEATNRAIMIADMAGVPLYVVHTSCEEAHEAIRRARMLGKRVWGEPLIQHLTLDDSEYANPDWDHAARRVMSPPFRNKKHQDSLWAGLQSGSLSVVATDHCAFTTDQKRYGVGDFTKIPNGTGGLEDRIPMLWTYGVGTGRLTPNEFVAVTSTNIAKILNCYPKKGAVLVGADADLVVLDPEKEKTISAKTQQSAIDYNVFEGKQVKGLPRYVLTRGRVAVMDGEVKPQEGHGEFVKRDPNGAVNKALSSWKELTAPRKVERSGIPASGV, encoded by the coding sequence ATGACCACAGTCATCAAGAACGGCACCATCGTCACCGCCGATCTGACCTACAAGGCCGATGTGCTGATCGACGGCGGCAAGATCGTCGAGATCGGCGAGAACCTTACGGGCGATGAAACGCTCGACGCCACCGGATGTTACGTCATGCCGGGTGGGATCGACCCGCATACGCATCTGGAAATGCCCTTCATGGGCACCTATTCGAGCGATGATTTCGAATCCGGCACGCGCGCGGCACTGTCGGGGGGCACCACGATGGTCGTCGATTTCGCGCTGCCGAGCCCCGGGCAGGGGCTGCTGGACGCGCTGCAGATGTGGGACAACAAGTCGACCCGCGCCCATTGCGACTATTCCTTCCACATGGCGATCACGTGGTGGGACGAGCAGGTCTTCAACGAGATGGAGACCGTCGTTCGCGACAGGGGCATCACCACCTTTAAGCATTTCATGGCCTACAAGGGTGCGCTGATGGTGAATGACGACGAGATGTACGCGTCATTCAAGCGCTGCGCCGAACTGGGCGCCATCCCGCTGGTCCATGCCGAAAACGGCGATGTGGTGGCAGAGCTTCAGCGCAAGCTGCTGGAAGAGGGCAATAACGGCCCCGAGGCGCATGCCTATTCCCGCCCGCCCGAGGTCGAGGGCGAGGCCACCAACCGCGCGATCATGATAGCCGATATGGCCGGCGTGCCGCTCTATGTGGTCCATACCTCCTGCGAAGAGGCGCATGAGGCGATCCGGCGGGCGCGGATGCTGGGAAAGCGCGTCTGGGGCGAGCCGCTGATCCAGCACCTGACGCTGGATGACAGCGAATACGCCAACCCCGACTGGGACCATGCCGCGCGTCGCGTGATGTCGCCGCCCTTCCGCAACAAGAAACATCAGGACAGTCTGTGGGCCGGGTTGCAGTCTGGATCATTGTCGGTCGTGGCCACCGATCACTGCGCCTTTACGACGGACCAGAAACGCTATGGCGTTGGCGATTTTACCAAGATTCCGAACGGCACGGGGGGCCTTGAGGATCGCATCCCGATGCTGTGGACCTATGGGGTGGGCACCGGGCGGCTGACGCCCAATGAATTCGTCGCCGTCACCTCCACCAACATCGCCAAGATCCTGAACTGCTATCCGAAAAAGGGTGCCGTGCTGGTGGGGGCCGATGCCGATCTCGTCGTCCTCGATCCCGAGAAGGAAAAGACCATCAGCGCCAAGACCCAGCAATCGGCCATCGACTACAACGTGTTCGAGGGCAAGCAGGTGAAGGGTTTGCCGCGATACGTTCTGACCCGCGGGCGCGTGGCCGTGATGGATGGAGAGGTGAAACCGCAGGAAGGCCATGGCGAATTCGTCAAGCGCGACCCCAACGGCGCGGTCAACAAGGCGTTGTCGAGCTGGAAGGAACTGACCGCGCCGCGCAAGGTGGAACGCTCCGGCATTCCGGCGAGCGGCGTGTGA
- a CDS encoding ABC transporter ATP-binding protein → MSGSVITAEHLDLVFQTNDGPVQALSDVSLEVHRGDFVSFIGPSGCGKTTFLRCVAALEHPTGGRLTVNGMTPDNARQERSYGYVFQAAGLLPWRTIAGNIRLPLEIMGYAKSDQKKRVEQVLALVDLAGFGRKYPWQLSGGMQQRASIARALAFDADILLMDEPFGALDEIVRDHLNEQLLALWARTHKTCLFVTHSIPEAVYLSTKIVVMSPRPGRITDVIDNPLPRERPLDIRDTPEFLQIAHRVREGLRAGQAYDG, encoded by the coding sequence GTGAGCGGTTCGGTCATCACGGCAGAACACCTCGACCTGGTGTTCCAGACCAATGACGGCCCGGTGCAGGCCCTCAGCGATGTCTCGCTGGAGGTGCACCGGGGCGATTTCGTCAGCTTCATCGGCCCCTCGGGCTGCGGCAAGACGACGTTCCTGCGCTGCGTGGCGGCGCTGGAACATCCCACGGGGGGGCGGCTGACCGTCAACGGGATGACGCCCGACAACGCCCGGCAGGAACGCAGCTATGGCTATGTGTTCCAGGCGGCGGGGCTTTTGCCGTGGCGGACCATCGCGGGCAATATCCGGCTGCCGCTGGAGATCATGGGCTATGCGAAATCCGACCAGAAGAAGCGCGTGGAACAGGTTTTGGCGCTGGTCGATCTGGCGGGGTTCGGGCGGAAATATCCGTGGCAGTTGTCGGGCGGCATGCAGCAGCGGGCCAGCATCGCCCGGGCGCTGGCCTTCGACGCCGATATCCTGCTGATGGACGAACCCTTCGGCGCGCTGGACGAGATCGTGCGCGACCACCTGAACGAGCAGTTGCTGGCGCTTTGGGCGCGGACCCACAAGACCTGCCTGTTCGTCACCCACTCGATCCCCGAGGCGGTGTATCTGTCGACCAAGATCGTGGTGATGAGCCCGCGCCCGGGCCGCATCACCGATGTCATCGACAACCCGCTGCCGCGGGAGCGGCCGCTGGATATCCGCGACACACCGGAATTTCTGCAAATCGCCCATCGCGTGCGCGAGGGGCTGAGGGCGGGGCAAGCCTATGACGGATGA
- a CDS encoding ABC transporter permease, translating into MRSLLPVLAVVMAIVTLWYGAAVMMNSRWTLDQAARAERTLSLTEIVTDTMTQDRPKMPAPHQVATELWKTTGEKVLQGRAFSKRSLIYHAWITLSATLLGFAIGTGLGVLLAIGIVHNRAMDMSVMPWAIASQTIPILAIAPMIIVVLNSVGVTGLVPKAIISAYLSFFPVVVGMVKGLRSPDAMQLDLLSTYSASRAQAFWKLRLPSSMPYLFTSLKVGMAASLVGAIVGELPTGAVRGLGARLLAGSYYGQTVQIWSALFAAAILAALLVGVIGLVQRVTLRAMGMNR; encoded by the coding sequence ATGCGTAGTCTTCTTCCCGTCCTGGCGGTCGTCATGGCCATCGTCACGCTGTGGTACGGGGCGGCGGTGATGATGAACAGCCGCTGGACGCTGGATCAGGCCGCAAGGGCGGAGCGGACGCTGTCACTGACGGAGATCGTCACCGATACCATGACGCAGGACCGGCCCAAAATGCCCGCCCCGCATCAGGTGGCGACAGAGCTTTGGAAGACCACCGGCGAGAAGGTTCTGCAGGGGCGGGCCTTTTCCAAGCGCAGCCTGATCTATCACGCCTGGATCACGCTGTCGGCCACGCTTCTGGGCTTTGCCATCGGCACCGGGTTGGGGGTGCTGCTGGCCATCGGTATCGTCCATAACCGCGCGATGGATATGAGCGTGATGCCCTGGGCCATCGCGTCCCAGACGATCCCGATCCTTGCCATCGCGCCGATGATCATCGTGGTGCTGAATTCCGTGGGCGTGACCGGGCTGGTGCCCAAGGCGATCATCTCGGCCTATCTGTCGTTCTTCCCGGTGGTCGTGGGCATGGTAAAAGGTTTGCGCAGCCCCGACGCGATGCAACTGGATCTGCTCAGCACCTATTCGGCCAGCCGGGCGCAGGCATTCTGGAAATTGCGCCTGCCGTCCTCGATGCCGTATCTTTTCACCTCGCTGAAGGTGGGCATGGCGGCCAGCCTTGTCGGTGCCATCGTGGGGGAGTTGCCGACGGGCGCGGTGCGTGGGCTGGGCGCGCGGCTCTTGGCTGGCAGTTATTACGGGCAGACCGTGCAGATATGGAGCGCGCTGTTCGCCGCCGCGATTTTGGCCGCACTTCTGGTGGGGGTGATCGGGCTGGTCCAGCGGGTCACCCTGCGCGCGATGGGGATGAACCGATGA